In one window of Prevotella fusca JCM 17724 DNA:
- a CDS encoding DNA gyrase/topoisomerase IV subunit A: protein MDDEIKDLDGSVSEKETQEQNSHSDYKPADRFDASAVHHLSGMYKNWFLDYASYVILERAVPHIEDGLKPVQRRILHSMKRMDDGRYNKVANIVGHTMQFHPHGDASIGDALVQLGQKDLLIDTQGNWGNILTGDRAAAPRYIEARLSKFALETVFNPKTTEWQLSYDGRNKEPITLPVKFPLLLAQGAEGIAVGLSSKILPHNLNDICDAAISYLRDEEFHLYPDFPTGGSIDASKYNDGQRGGVLKVRAKVEKLDNKTLVIREVPFTKTANTLQESITKAVEKGKLKIRKVEDMTASEVEIQLHLAPGTSSDKTIDALYAFTDCEINISPNCCVIRDNKPEFLTVSDVLRNSAEHTKALLKLELEIRKHELEEQLFYNSLERIFIEDRIYKERKFETAKDIDEVVVFVDSKLEPYKKTFIREVTRDDIIRLLEIKMQRILKFNKDKADELIQKIKAEIAEIDKDLSEMVRVTIEWFTHLKEKYGSDHPRRTEIKSFDTIVAAKVVDANEKLYIDRQEGFIGTGLKKAEFVQNCSDLDDVIIFYRDGKYKVIRIADKVFVGKGVLHVQVFKKNDKRTIYNVVYRDGKTGPYYIKRFNVTSITRDKEYDVTLGTAGSRINYFTANPNGEAELIKITLDPNPDKKKQNIFMERDFASILIKGRAAKGNLLTKESIHRISLKSHGHSTLGGRKVWFDPDVNRINYEDHGRYLGEFSDQDSILVILKNGEFYITNFDASNHYEDNILRIEKFDADKPWTAVIFDADNQGYPYLKRFQMEASKRHQNFIGDNPESQMVLLTDVTFPRIQLTYGGPDASRGTEEIDAEQFVGVKGFKAKGKRLTTWTVDKIEELEPTRFPEEKKADEENSDDESQQEKSAAAAKEENLDPDAGKSQQQVIDEITGQLNLFNND, encoded by the coding sequence ATGGATGACGAGATAAAAGACTTGGACGGGTCTGTTTCAGAGAAAGAAACTCAGGAACAGAACTCCCATTCAGATTACAAACCTGCCGACAGGTTTGATGCCTCTGCCGTGCATCACCTCTCTGGTATGTACAAAAACTGGTTCCTGGATTACGCCAGCTACGTAATCCTTGAACGTGCCGTACCGCATATTGAGGACGGACTGAAGCCCGTGCAACGTCGCATCCTCCATTCCATGAAACGAATGGACGACGGACGATACAACAAGGTTGCGAACATCGTGGGTCATACGATGCAGTTCCATCCGCATGGTGACGCCTCTATCGGCGATGCACTGGTGCAGCTGGGACAGAAAGACCTGCTCATTGACACGCAGGGTAACTGGGGAAACATCCTTACCGGCGACCGTGCAGCCGCACCACGATACATCGAGGCGCGCCTGTCGAAGTTTGCCTTGGAGACGGTTTTCAATCCCAAAACCACAGAATGGCAGCTTTCCTACGACGGCAGAAACAAAGAGCCGATTACGCTTCCCGTAAAGTTCCCACTGCTTCTGGCACAGGGTGCTGAGGGTATCGCCGTAGGCTTGTCATCCAAGATTCTTCCTCATAACCTCAACGACATCTGCGATGCGGCTATCAGCTATCTGCGTGACGAGGAGTTCCATCTATACCCTGACTTCCCGACAGGCGGCAGCATTGACGCATCAAAATATAACGACGGTCAGCGTGGAGGCGTTCTGAAGGTGCGTGCAAAGGTTGAGAAGCTCGACAACAAGACCCTCGTCATCCGTGAGGTTCCCTTCACCAAGACTGCCAACACACTCCAGGAGTCTATCACCAAGGCGGTAGAGAAAGGAAAGCTGAAGATTCGAAAGGTGGAGGACATGACCGCTTCAGAGGTGGAGATTCAACTTCATCTTGCACCGGGCACGTCAAGCGACAAGACTATTGACGCCCTCTACGCTTTCACTGACTGCGAAATAAACATTTCACCGAACTGCTGTGTCATCCGAGATAACAAGCCGGAGTTCCTCACAGTGTCAGATGTATTGCGCAATTCTGCCGAACATACGAAGGCATTATTGAAGTTAGAGCTGGAGATTCGCAAGCATGAACTGGAGGAACAGCTGTTCTATAACTCCCTTGAACGTATCTTCATCGAGGACCGCATCTATAAGGAGCGCAAATTCGAGACGGCTAAGGATATTGATGAGGTTGTTGTTTTCGTCGACTCTAAACTTGAACCTTACAAGAAGACCTTTATCCGTGAGGTGACACGTGACGACATCATCCGACTTTTGGAAATCAAGATGCAGCGCATCCTGAAGTTCAACAAGGACAAGGCTGATGAACTTATCCAGAAGATAAAGGCTGAGATTGCCGAGATCGACAAGGACCTCAGCGAGATGGTTCGTGTCACCATCGAATGGTTCACACACCTTAAAGAGAAATACGGAAGCGACCATCCACGCCGTACAGAGATCAAGAGCTTTGACACGATTGTGGCTGCCAAGGTGGTTGATGCCAACGAGAAGCTGTATATCGACCGTCAGGAGGGATTCATCGGTACGGGTCTCAAGAAGGCAGAGTTCGTTCAGAACTGTTCTGACCTCGATGATGTGATTATCTTCTACCGTGACGGAAAGTACAAGGTCATCCGAATTGCCGACAAGGTGTTTGTGGGCAAGGGCGTACTGCACGTACAGGTGTTCAAGAAGAACGACAAGCGTACGATTTATAACGTGGTTTATCGTGACGGAAAGACAGGTCCTTACTATATTAAACGCTTCAACGTGACTTCTATCACACGTGACAAAGAATACGACGTAACCCTCGGCACGGCGGGCTCAAGAATCAATTACTTCACTGCTAACCCAAACGGTGAGGCGGAGTTGATAAAGATTACACTTGACCCGAACCCCGACAAGAAGAAACAGAATATCTTTATGGAACGTGACTTTGCCAGCATCCTCATCAAGGGACGTGCTGCAAAGGGTAATCTGCTGACCAAGGAGAGTATTCACCGAATCTCATTGAAGAGCCACGGACATTCCACATTGGGTGGACGTAAGGTGTGGTTCGACCCGGATGTCAACCGTATCAACTACGAAGACCACGGTCGCTACCTTGGAGAGTTCTCTGACCAGGACAGCATCCTTGTGATACTTAAGAACGGAGAGTTCTATATCACCAACTTTGATGCATCCAATCATTATGAGGACAACATCCTGCGCATAGAGAAGTTTGATGCTGACAAGCCATGGACAGCTGTCATCTTCGATGCTGACAACCAAGGTTATCCTTACTTGAAACGTTTCCAGATGGAAGCAAGCAAGCGTCATCAGAACTTCATCGGAGACAATCCAGAGTCGCAGATGGTACTTCTGACGGATGTTACCTTCCCTCGCATACAGCTGACATACGGTGGTCCAGATGCGTCACGTGGCACTGAGGAGATTGATGCTGAGCAGTTTGTCGGCGTGAAGGGATTTAAGGCAAAGGGCAAACGACTGACAACATGGACGGTTGACAAGATTGAAGAACTGGAGCCGACACGCTTCCCAGAGGAGAAGAAAGCGGATGAAGAGAACAGTGATGACGAATCACAGCAGGAGAAGTCTGCAGCTGCTGCAAAGGAAGAGAATCTCGACCCGGATGCAGGAAAGTCACAGCAGCAGGTCATTGATGAGATAACAGGACAGCTAAACCTCTTCAACAACGATTAA
- a CDS encoding glycine--tRNA ligase, which translates to MAQEDVFKKIVSHCKEYGFVFPSSDIYDGLAAVYDYGQNGVELKNNIKQYWWQSMVLLHNNIVGIDASIFMHPTVWKASGHVDAFNDPLIDNRDSKKRYRADNLIEDQIGKYEEKIEKEVAKAAKKFGDAFDETKFRETNPRVLENQKKRDDLHARYTEAMQGPDLEALKQIILDEGIVDPISGTTNWTDVRQFNLMFSTEMGASAEAASKIYLRPETAQGIFVNFLNVQKTGRMKLPFGICQIGKAFRNEIVARQFVFRMREFEQMEMQFFCQPGTEMKWFEYWKKHRLAWHEGLGMGDENYRYHDHEKLAHYANAATDIEFHMPFGFKEVEGIHSRTDFDLSQHEKFSGRQVKYFDPERNENYTPYVVETSIGVDRMFLSVMCHSYTEEALENGSSRVVLKLPEPLAPVKCAVLPLVNKDGLPEKAQEIVNNLKFHFNTHMEAKDSIGKRYRRQDAIGTPFCVTVDGDTLKDNTVTLRYRDSMKQERVPVEKLREIIEDRVSITALLKKIDID; encoded by the coding sequence ATGGCACAAGAGGATGTTTTCAAGAAGATTGTGAGTCACTGCAAAGAGTATGGTTTCGTCTTCCCAAGTAGTGATATTTATGATGGTCTGGCAGCTGTTTATGACTACGGTCAGAACGGTGTTGAGCTGAAAAACAACATCAAACAGTACTGGTGGCAGTCAATGGTATTGCTGCATAACAATATTGTCGGTATCGACGCATCTATCTTTATGCACCCGACGGTATGGAAAGCCAGCGGCCACGTTGATGCTTTCAATGACCCATTGATTGACAACCGTGACTCAAAGAAGCGTTATCGTGCAGACAATCTCATAGAGGACCAGATTGGCAAATACGAGGAGAAGATTGAGAAGGAAGTAGCCAAGGCTGCCAAGAAGTTCGGTGACGCCTTCGATGAGACTAAGTTCCGTGAAACCAACCCACGTGTTCTTGAGAATCAGAAGAAGCGTGACGACCTCCATGCACGCTATACAGAGGCTATGCAGGGACCTGACTTGGAGGCTTTGAAACAGATTATCCTTGACGAGGGAATCGTTGACCCAATCAGCGGTACAACCAACTGGACTGACGTTCGTCAGTTCAATCTTATGTTCTCTACCGAGATGGGTGCTTCAGCTGAGGCTGCAAGCAAGATTTATCTCCGCCCGGAGACAGCGCAGGGTATCTTCGTAAACTTCCTCAATGTTCAGAAGACTGGTCGTATGAAGTTGCCATTTGGTATCTGTCAGATTGGTAAGGCTTTCCGCAATGAGATAGTAGCTCGCCAGTTCGTCTTCCGTATGCGTGAGTTTGAACAGATGGAGATGCAGTTCTTCTGTCAGCCCGGAACCGAGATGAAGTGGTTTGAATACTGGAAGAAGCATCGTCTGGCTTGGCACGAGGGGCTTGGAATGGGCGACGAGAACTATCGTTACCACGACCACGAGAAGCTGGCTCACTATGCCAATGCAGCAACCGACATCGAGTTCCACATGCCGTTCGGTTTCAAGGAGGTAGAGGGCATTCACTCTCGTACCGACTTCGACCTCTCTCAGCATGAGAAGTTCTCTGGCCGTCAGGTGAAGTACTTTGATCCTGAGCGCAACGAGAACTATACTCCATACGTTGTGGAGACATCTATCGGTGTTGACCGTATGTTCCTCTCTGTTATGTGCCACAGCTATACGGAGGAGGCATTGGAGAATGGTTCAAGCCGTGTCGTTCTGAAGTTGCCGGAGCCGTTGGCACCAGTCAAGTGTGCGGTTCTTCCTTTGGTTAACAAGGATGGTCTGCCAGAGAAGGCACAGGAGATTGTGAACAATCTGAAGTTCCATTTCAACACACACATGGAGGCTAAGGACTCTATCGGTAAGCGTTACCGTCGTCAGGATGCCATCGGCACTCCTTTCTGTGTGACCGTTGATGGCGATACGTTGAAGGACAACACCGTTACTCTGCGTTATCGTGACTCAATGAAGCAGGAGCGTGTGCCGGTAGAAAAGCTGCGCGAGATTATTGAGGACCGTGTGTCTATCACCGCCCTGTTGAAGAAGATTGACATTGACTAA
- a CDS encoding FKBP-type peptidyl-prolyl cis-trans isomerase: protein MTKKIKTLIRRAAGIFCLGGIMLSAGLFTSCSESDSTVEEYSDWQSKNESYWNKLYTTTQQKIKSGDKSWKIILNYTFQNQKPASGTSLTYSPENYIIAHVEQSGTGTTNPLYSDSVSVHYMGRMIPSATYTSGLIFDKSWSSETFNASTSRPSHLALQGVVDGFSTAMQQMHRGDHWVVYIPYQLGYGKAGKGLIPAYSTLIFDLRLVDFARPGKKLKDA, encoded by the coding sequence ATGACAAAGAAAATAAAAACCCTCATCCGCCGTGCGGCAGGTATCTTCTGTCTGGGCGGAATCATGCTCTCTGCGGGTCTCTTCACCTCGTGTTCTGAGAGTGACAGTACTGTAGAAGAATATTCTGATTGGCAGTCAAAGAATGAAAGCTATTGGAATAAGCTCTATACCACTACGCAGCAGAAGATCAAGAGTGGTGATAAATCCTGGAAGATAATCCTTAACTATACTTTCCAAAATCAGAAGCCAGCCTCTGGAACATCACTGACATATAGTCCTGAGAATTATATCATCGCACATGTCGAGCAGAGCGGAACAGGTACGACGAACCCATTGTATTCCGACTCGGTATCCGTTCATTATATGGGCCGCATGATTCCATCTGCGACTTACACGTCGGGGCTTATCTTTGATAAGTCATGGTCAAGCGAGACTTTCAATGCTTCAACGTCACGCCCTTCGCATCTTGCCTTACAAGGTGTGGTTGATGGTTTTTCTACAGCTATGCAGCAGATGCACAGGGGCGACCATTGGGTAGTCTATATTCCTTATCAGTTGGGTTATGGTAAGGCTGGTAAAGGATTGATACCAGCATACTCAACACTTATCTTTGACTTACGCTTGGTTGACTTCGCTCGCCCGGGCAAGAAGTTGAAGGATGCGTAG
- a CDS encoding MATE family efflux transporter, with protein sequence MRISFSKSVTESLLAKIRSGEMMSRNEKFNLIIQLSIPSILAQVTTVLMFYIDAGMVGSLGAAPSAAIGLVEPATWLFFSLVSAVTMGFSVQVAHFIGANDFQKARAVMRHGYAFGLCFSLFLLLITFLIAPHLPSWLGGGTDIQHDATVYFLIFSLIIPFHLVEYMSAAMLKVSGDMRRPSFMAILMCVLDVIFNYFFIFPTRTISLLGMEMAMPGLGAGVAGAALGSLLAFICVAVPLAYYAIFRSPILSWKQDVERFVWRWQYIWNAMKIGAPMALQYLLMNGAQLVSTMIVAPLGNIAIAAHSFAITAESLCYMPGYGISEAATTLVGQSVGADRRDLHRSFAWMTVSLGMVVMAFMGVVMYIFAPEMIGLLSPVAEIQHLGTSVLRIEAFAEPFFAAAIVAYSVCIGAGDTLKPSMINLGSMWLIRLTLAYALASQYGLCGVWFAMAVELSLRGLMFIFYLFRRLRKG encoded by the coding sequence GTGCGTATATCCTTCAGTAAATCCGTTACAGAAAGTCTTCTTGCCAAGATTCGCAGTGGTGAGATGATGAGCAGGAATGAGAAGTTCAACCTCATAATCCAGCTCAGCATCCCGTCTATATTGGCACAGGTGACAACGGTTCTGATGTTTTATATTGATGCGGGAATGGTGGGTTCTCTCGGTGCTGCACCGTCGGCTGCCATCGGACTTGTCGAGCCGGCCACATGGCTCTTCTTCTCTTTAGTGAGTGCTGTAACGATGGGCTTCTCCGTCCAGGTAGCCCACTTCATTGGTGCCAACGACTTCCAGAAGGCACGTGCGGTTATGCGGCATGGTTATGCCTTCGGACTTTGCTTCTCGTTGTTCCTGCTGCTTATCACCTTTCTAATTGCTCCTCATCTTCCTTCATGGCTGGGTGGAGGGACTGACATACAGCATGATGCTACGGTTTATTTCCTAATTTTCTCCCTTATCATCCCGTTCCATCTCGTTGAGTATATGTCGGCTGCCATGCTGAAGGTGTCAGGCGATATGCGCCGTCCCAGTTTCATGGCAATATTGATGTGCGTACTGGATGTTATCTTCAACTACTTCTTTATCTTCCCTACACGCACCATATCCCTCTTGGGAATGGAGATGGCGATGCCGGGATTAGGTGCCGGGGTAGCCGGTGCAGCCCTCGGAAGTCTTCTTGCTTTCATCTGTGTGGCGGTTCCTTTGGCATATTATGCCATCTTCCGCAGTCCTATCCTGTCTTGGAAGCAGGATGTGGAACGCTTCGTCTGGCGTTGGCAGTATATCTGGAATGCAATGAAGATTGGTGCACCGATGGCACTGCAATATCTTCTGATGAATGGTGCACAGCTGGTTTCTACTATGATTGTAGCCCCTTTGGGCAATATTGCAATCGCTGCCCATTCGTTTGCTATTACGGCAGAGAGCCTTTGTTATATGCCGGGCTACGGTATCAGCGAGGCAGCCACAACGCTGGTAGGGCAGAGCGTCGGTGCTGACAGGCGTGACCTTCATCGCAGTTTTGCCTGGATGACCGTCTCTCTCGGTATGGTTGTCATGGCATTCATGGGTGTTGTCATGTATATCTTTGCCCCCGAGATGATTGGTCTGCTGTCGCCTGTTGCTGAGATCCAGCATCTTGGTACATCAGTTCTTCGCATCGAAGCCTTTGCCGAGCCGTTCTTCGCAGCAGCCATCGTTGCCTACAGTGTCTGCATCGGAGCTGGTGACACGTTGAAGCCTTCGATGATTAACTTGGGTAGCATGTGGCTCATCCGTCTCACATTGGCTTACGCCCTTGCATCCCAGTATGGTCTTTGTGGCGTGTGGTTTGCCATGGCGGTTGAGCTTTCTCTTCGTGGATTGATGTTCATTTTCTATCTTTTCAGGCGTCTTCGGAAAGGGTAG
- a CDS encoding OmpA family protein, whose translation MKKILIALSMLSMGITSTQAQVAYEKAKPFDNVYLGVEAGAMGPLNLSHFAPLNATAGVKVGKQFSPVYGANLEGIAFFGDNRWQTGSLGFSNSHTVVRGLNLGLNGTVNFTNLFCEYNPDRRFEVGAEAGIGYWITYGDKNLIRTDNGGDDTELTAKTGLTFAYNLGEKRAWQIYAEPAVLWNLTHGPGDAVQFGKQAAQLGLFVGVNYKFKTSNGTHNFKVWNVGELNDEINSLRDQLNAKPKEVVKEVIKEVIKEVPTTTTQTVRIENMVFVTFQQGKYILTKEAKKALDVVKSGCHVQIIGTASPEGPKDLNDRLSQNRANIVAKYLEGRGVIVDEALGKGVQGVTSNRLAIVYVK comes from the coding sequence ATGAAAAAAATTTTGATTGCACTTTCGATGCTCTCTATGGGTATCACAAGTACGCAGGCTCAGGTAGCTTATGAGAAGGCTAAACCATTTGACAATGTTTACCTCGGCGTTGAGGCTGGTGCTATGGGTCCTCTTAACCTTAGTCACTTCGCACCGCTTAACGCAACTGCTGGTGTGAAGGTTGGCAAGCAGTTCAGCCCTGTTTACGGCGCAAACCTCGAAGGTATCGCATTCTTTGGTGACAACCGTTGGCAGACTGGTTCTTTAGGTTTCTCTAACAGCCATACTGTTGTTCGTGGTCTTAACCTCGGTTTGAACGGTACAGTTAACTTCACAAACCTCTTCTGCGAGTACAACCCTGATCGTCGTTTTGAGGTAGGTGCTGAGGCTGGTATCGGTTACTGGATTACTTACGGTGACAAGAATCTTATCCGCACTGACAATGGTGGTGATGACACTGAGTTGACAGCTAAGACTGGTCTTACTTTCGCTTACAACCTCGGTGAGAAGAGAGCTTGGCAGATTTACGCTGAGCCAGCAGTTCTCTGGAACCTTACACATGGTCCTGGCGATGCTGTTCAGTTCGGTAAGCAGGCAGCTCAGCTCGGTCTTTTCGTAGGTGTTAACTACAAGTTCAAGACTTCTAACGGTACTCACAACTTCAAGGTTTGGAATGTTGGTGAGCTGAACGATGAGATTAACTCTCTCCGTGATCAGCTTAACGCTAAGCCAAAGGAGGTTGTTAAGGAGGTTATCAAGGAAGTTATCAAGGAAGTTCCTACAACTACAACTCAGACTGTTCGTATTGAGAACATGGTATTCGTAACCTTCCAGCAGGGTAAGTACATCCTCACAAAGGAGGCTAAGAAGGCTCTTGACGTTGTTAAGTCTGGTTGCCATGTACAGATTATCGGTACAGCTTCTCCAGAAGGACCGAAGGATCTCAACGATCGTCTCTCTCAGAACCGTGCAAACATTGTTGCTAAGTACCTTGAGGGTCGTGGCGTTATCGTTGACGAGGCTTTAGGTAAGGGTGTACAGGGTGTTACATCTAACCGTCTTGCAATTGTTTACGTAAAGTAA
- the dxs gene encoding 1-deoxy-D-xylulose-5-phosphate synthase: MSNEKRYDLLNKIQSPADLRKLNLDELPKLCQQLREDIIEEVAVNPGHLASSLGATEITVACHYVFNTPEDRIVWDVGHQAYGHKILTGRRENFCNNRKLNGLMPFPSPFESEYDTFTCGHASNSISAALGMAVAAKLTKQQRHVVAIIGDGAMSGGLAFEGLNNVSSQPNDLLIILNDNDMSIDRAVGGMEQYLLNLDTNETYNRLRFKASQWLREKGLLNEERRKGLLRFNNALKSALSHQQNMFEGMNIRYFGPFDGNNVGELVRILRQLKNMTGPKLLHLHTKKGKGYEPAEKSATVWHAPGKFDPDTGERIVQDCSNEPPKFQDVFGKTLLELAKKNPRIVGVTPAMPTGCSMNIMMADMPDRTFDVGIAEAHAVTFSAGMAKDGLQPFCNIYSAFSQRAYDSIIHDTAILNLPVVLCLDRAGLVGEDGATHHGAFDMAFLRPIPNLTIASPMDESELRRLMYTAQLPDKGTFVIRYPRGRGVLTDWKCPLTEIEVGTGRRLHDGWDVAVLSIGPIGNDVEKAIKLIESAESPDIKDHCPSVAHYDMRFLKPLDEKILEEVASRFSRIITIEDGVRNGGLGSAVTEWMNDHGYKPHITRMGMPDYFVEQGTVQQLREICGIDIESIKRQLTAAN; this comes from the coding sequence ATGTCAAACGAGAAAAGATACGACCTTTTAAATAAGATACAGTCGCCTGCCGACTTGCGGAAGCTGAATTTGGACGAGTTGCCCAAACTCTGCCAGCAATTGCGGGAGGACATCATTGAGGAAGTTGCTGTTAATCCGGGACATCTTGCGTCCAGCTTAGGAGCGACCGAGATAACGGTGGCATGTCACTATGTTTTTAATACGCCGGAAGACCGTATTGTGTGGGATGTTGGTCATCAGGCTTATGGGCATAAGATTTTGACGGGTCGGCGTGAAAACTTCTGTAATAACCGCAAGCTGAACGGTCTTATGCCATTCCCTTCTCCTTTCGAGAGCGAGTATGATACGTTTACTTGTGGGCATGCCTCTAATTCTATCTCTGCTGCCTTGGGTATGGCTGTTGCTGCCAAACTGACCAAGCAGCAACGTCATGTCGTTGCCATCATTGGTGATGGTGCTATGAGTGGAGGTCTGGCTTTTGAAGGTCTTAACAATGTTTCAAGTCAGCCTAATGACCTGTTGATTATTCTGAACGACAATGATATGTCGATTGACAGGGCTGTGGGAGGTATGGAGCAGTACTTGTTGAACCTTGATACGAATGAGACTTACAACCGTTTGCGCTTCAAGGCGTCACAGTGGTTGCGTGAAAAGGGATTGCTGAATGAAGAACGTCGTAAGGGATTGCTGCGTTTTAATAATGCTTTGAAGTCGGCGTTGTCCCATCAGCAGAATATGTTTGAGGGTATGAATATCCGTTACTTCGGACCATTCGACGGTAATAATGTAGGCGAGTTGGTTCGCATACTTCGTCAGTTGAAGAATATGACGGGACCGAAACTCCTCCATCTCCACACAAAGAAAGGTAAGGGATATGAGCCTGCAGAGAAGAGTGCAACGGTCTGGCATGCACCGGGTAAGTTTGATCCGGATACTGGTGAGCGTATTGTGCAGGACTGCAGCAATGAGCCACCGAAGTTCCAGGATGTGTTTGGGAAGACATTGTTGGAACTTGCCAAGAAGAATCCTCGCATTGTTGGTGTGACACCTGCTATGCCGACAGGCTGTTCAATGAATATAATGATGGCGGATATGCCTGACCGTACCTTTGATGTTGGTATTGCGGAGGCGCATGCTGTGACCTTCTCTGCTGGTATGGCAAAGGACGGTCTGCAGCCTTTCTGCAACATTTATAGTGCTTTCTCGCAGCGTGCATACGACAGTATCATCCACGATACGGCAATACTCAATCTCCCAGTTGTCCTCTGTCTGGATCGTGCTGGGCTGGTTGGCGAAGATGGTGCGACGCATCATGGAGCTTTTGATATGGCTTTCCTGCGTCCGATTCCTAATCTTACGATAGCCTCTCCGATGGATGAGAGTGAGCTCCGACGGCTGATGTACACGGCGCAGTTACCTGATAAGGGAACTTTTGTTATCCGTTATCCGCGTGGGCGTGGTGTGTTGACCGACTGGAAATGTCCGCTAACGGAGATAGAAGTCGGTACAGGACGTCGTCTTCATGATGGATGGGATGTTGCAGTATTGAGCATCGGACCTATTGGTAATGATGTTGAAAAGGCTATCAAACTGATTGAGAGTGCAGAGTCGCCAGATATAAAAGACCATTGTCCCTCAGTTGCTCACTATGACATGCGCTTCCTGAAACCATTGGATGAGAAGATATTGGAGGAAGTTGCCAGCCGCTTCTCACGCATTATTACTATTGAGGATGGCGTGCGCAATGGTGGATTGGGTTCTGCTGTCACAGAGTGGATGAACGATCATGGATATAAACCACACATTACCCGAATGGGTATGCCTGATTACTTTGTGGAGCAAGGAACGGTACAACAGTTGCGTGAAATCTGTGGAATAGATATAGAAAGTATCAAACGACAGTTGACGGCTGCTAACTGA
- the trkA gene encoding Trk system potassium transporter TrkA, translating to MKIIISGAYAIGTYLAKLLSRNRQDIVLMDENPENLEKLSSEYDLLTMECSATNIKGLKDAGVEHADLFIAVTPSESGNIAACVMAHQLGAKKTVARVDNPEYVEEHNKELFRKMGVNDIIYPEILAAKDIINGLKMSWVRQRWDVHDGALVMLGIKLRETCEILDRPLKDISGPDDPYHVVAIKHNDETIIPGGNDTLQLYDLVYFMTTKQYIPYIRKIVGKEHYVDVQNVIFMGGGKTAARAVKMLPEYMNAKIIEQNPVRCEELNDIFNEDRLVINGDGRDIGLLQEEGIRHTQAFVALTSNAETNILACLTAKRLGVRKTVASVENFDYVGTADGLDIGTIINKKALAASHIYQMMLDANVENVKFLMSVNADVAEFVPSPDSKVTRKLVKDLNLPKGVTIGGLVRNGEGMLVSGNTQIEAGDSVVIFCYNVDMKKVEKLFI from the coding sequence ATGAAAATCATAATATCAGGAGCATACGCTATAGGAACTTATCTGGCGAAACTCCTTTCGCGTAACAGGCAGGACATTGTACTGATGGACGAGAATCCGGAAAACCTGGAGAAGCTCAGCAGCGAATATGACTTGCTGACCATGGAATGCTCTGCAACAAACATCAAGGGACTGAAGGATGCCGGCGTAGAGCACGCTGACCTCTTCATTGCTGTTACGCCAAGCGAATCGGGAAATATCGCTGCCTGTGTCATGGCTCACCAGTTGGGTGCAAAGAAGACGGTGGCACGCGTGGATAATCCGGAGTATGTCGAGGAACATAATAAGGAACTGTTCCGCAAGATGGGTGTCAATGATATTATCTATCCCGAGATACTGGCTGCAAAGGACATCATCAACGGACTGAAGATGTCATGGGTGCGCCAGCGTTGGGATGTGCATGATGGTGCCTTGGTGATGCTGGGTATCAAGTTGCGTGAGACCTGCGAGATTCTCGACCGTCCGTTGAAGGATATCAGTGGTCCTGATGACCCTTACCACGTTGTTGCCATAAAGCATAATGACGAGACAATCATCCCTGGCGGTAATGATACCTTGCAGCTGTATGACCTCGTCTACTTCATGACTACGAAACAGTATATCCCTTATATCCGCAAGATTGTCGGCAAGGAGCATTATGTTGATGTACAGAATGTCATCTTTATGGGTGGCGGAAAGACTGCTGCCCGTGCAGTGAAGATGTTGCCGGAATACATGAATGCAAAGATTATCGAGCAGAATCCTGTCCGTTGTGAGGAACTGAACGACATCTTCAATGAAGACAGGCTGGTCATCAATGGTGACGGACGTGATATAGGTCTGTTGCAGGAGGAAGGCATCCGCCATACACAGGCCTTTGTTGCGCTGACTTCAAATGCTGAAACCAATATCCTTGCTTGCCTCACTGCCAAACGTCTGGGCGTCCGTAAGACAGTAGCCTCTGTCGAGAACTTTGACTATGTCGGTACGGCAGACGGTCTTGACATCGGTACGATTATCAATAAGAAGGCACTTGCAGCCAGTCATATCTATCAGATGATGCTTGATGCCAATGTTGAAAACGTGAAGTTCCTCATGTCGGTCAATGCTGATGTGGCAGAGTTTGTGCCAAGTCCTGATTCAAAGGTGACCCGAAAACTTGTCAAGGACCTCAACTTGCCGAAGGGAGTTACCATCGGTGGACTCGTAAGAAACGGTGAAGGTATGCTTGTTTCGGGTAATACGCAGATTGAAGCAGGCGATTCCGTGGTAATCTTCTGTTATAACGTTGATATGAAAAAGGTGGAGAAATTATTTATCTGA